In Salvia miltiorrhiza cultivar Shanhuang (shh) chromosome 4, IMPLAD_Smil_shh, whole genome shotgun sequence, the DNA window ttaagcttattttaaatagcttataagttattggagcatataaaatattttaatagcttataagatgtagtttcataagaacttataagttgttaaagtgttaaataatttagtttataagctagagagagaatatgtATTTACAGAGAAAAAATCTTTGTTAAAAAGAAATAATTGAAGAGATATAAAATTGGactgatatatgatgaaaataaaaaattatagtagaATTATTTTGGTAAAATGGGTGTTGtttataaaagaataaaaaaataaattgagatagagaaacttattttttgaggagCTTGCTCTTAGAGTTTATTTTTTCAGGTTAAGTTTTTTAAAAGTTTACTTTGTCGATGACTCTGAAAGAGCTTACAAGCTGATAAATAACTTATAAACTGTTTTTAAGAGCTGAACCAAAAATCCTCTAAGCATGTGAAACCAAATTTTACTTGGATAGAGACCATCGCAAAAGAACAAGCCTTCAAAAATTATGTTACCATATATTTCGATGAATCCAAGGATAAAATAAAAGGAAGTCCAAGTTTTAATTATCATTTTATACCGTAATACCTTTAATTTCCCTTTTCTCCGTTGGGGCCAAACAGTAGAGAACAGTATTGAGAAAAAGATGGTTGCAATTTGAGTAAAAtgataagaaaagaaaaggcaTCTGAGCCTGCAAACAATTTCACATATGTAATGGTAATGGACATGGCGGCCGACCTTTATATTTTTCGTATAtggtaaaataaattaaatagcaAAGGACAAGGGAGGCCTCATCGCCTCACGctgtaaaaaaaatactccctccgtccgccaaaagtattccacaattactatatttggcgtccgcaaaaagtattccactttcctttttaagccatggtcccaccatccacctttatattttatccttacaaacactctttatttacaaaaaacccaccccaaattcaatctcaaccacacatctcataaagtggtggggccctttctccactacatcaacatcatcacacattttattaaactccgtgcccagTCAAAGTgaaatacttttggcggacggagggagtatttatagaTACACACATGTGTAGCCCCCAATAGGCAACAAGTCTATATAAGCATGAGTattgtagagagagaaaaaaggcgtagttagagagagagagagactgtgGTGTGTCGGTGGTTTTTATTTTTCGTTAGtatttttcactcacaaaaaCCGCTTTTGAGGAATAAAAACTAACCTGGCCGCTTCGCATATGACAGCAACCTCAGTTTCTCGCTTCTCTAGCCGCATAATTCTCTCGCTTTCTTGATGCctctctagagagagagagagattaattCTGTTGGGAGGGGTTTTTTCAAGTTCACAGAGAGGATGGAAGGCGGCGGCGCTTCTGCGGGCGGCGGAGCCGCGAGGGTCTCGAGCCGGCGTCGGAGCGAGAAGCCGTACAAGGGCATCAGGATGCGCAAGTGGGGCAAGTGGGTGGCGGAGATAAGGGAGCCGAACAAGCGATCTAGAATCTGGTTGGGGTCCTACTCCACCGCCATCGCGGCGGCGCGGGCCTACGACACCGCCGTCTACTACCTCCGGGGCCCCACGGCCAAGCTCAACTTCCCCGACCAAATCGCCGCGGCGGGGGGAGGGCTCAAGGACCTCTCCGCCGCCTCGATAAGGAAGAAGGCGGCGGAGGTCGGCGCCAGGGTGGACGCCCTCCAGTCCAACGGCTTTGCCGCGGCGGCCAATCATCACTCGCCGACGAAACCATCTTGGTTTCAGGAAGAGATCGATCTCAACAAGCGGCCCGAGCCCGAACCGGAGCCCGACCAGCCTGAAGACTCGGGCCTTGACTATAGCtcatgatattattatttttttcactacaaataacttttttacttttttttttttagtattagtgttttagtgtttCCTCGTTGAGGGGTGTGATGATAACATGCACCTCGTAGTTTGCAGCAGGCAgttagatttattttttgaaatttttgtatattattggtagattttattttttatgctcTTCTCTATGTGGTTCTTTGCCATTTTGCTCTTGTTGGATAGAAACAGTTTTGGCGTTTTACCTGtgtaaaagaaaaattaatgtAAATATCTTAGCTACTTGCAGCATAGATTTTCCTGTAGAGTTTGGGGGAATTAATTTTGACGAATTAGCATGTTTGCATGTGAGTGTTGATGATTATTGCTAGTGGTGGTGGTtggtggtggtgatggtggAGGGGCGGGAAGCAGCTGGGGGCCTACAATTGCTCGAGTTTGGTGCAAGTGGCTGTTTTATTAACTAGTAAATTAAATGATAAGATTTGAATTTTGAGTTTGGgttaatgattttttaatttttgtgtctTGCTTTTGCACCGTGGCGGTCACAACTCCAACCGGCCCGGCGGAGCTAGTGGGTCAATCTCAATCATGTCGTAtccttttctatttcttttatatgtatatacatacatcgattagtaaaattttttatacaattatatAATACTCAAAATTATGGCCCACTTTTGATTTGTGACAAATGGGATAGGTTTGGAAGATTTTTGAATGGATAATGAATTGGGTCGACCACCACATGGAGTTTCTTAAAAGTTCCGTTCTTATCCACGGGGAGAATAAATTACTTCTGTTTAAATTACTCCCTCCCTTATTTTTTAAGTGTcccatttaatttatttatttttccaatAAATGTTCTATTTAAAAAGTTTAGAATAAAATTGTGATTTTATTCCCATTTTTTTCTGTTTAATAATTTTCGTAATTTGACTAAAATAATGAATGTATGCATATATTAAGTTGAATGCTTTTTGACTTCTTCAATAAAATGACTTTACTTATTATACAATAATATCATCTACCATTATTTAAACATGATAGTACTATATTACCACTCCTTTCAAATTTTCGTATCAATATCTAtgctatattaaaaagggagttttcaatttttaaattgaattcaaattaatttcaaaattgagtggtaattttataattagaataaaattaaaagtttatttataagttatgtatcttttttttctctctctttaacttcttatttttctattttatttctttttttaaattgtgaaattcgactaattttaaaatatttgatatccatatcaaattaaagatcatgacaaaagctttaatttgatatatgttttgtaaatattggatataaaatataaaaattgtatttatttaaagattaaaacttaagaaaaatctctctcctctctcctctttttttgaataaatatttttttttcaattatcttttaacttatttttttttacaatatcaatttttattaatatgaattattctttattatttttatattaaactaa includes these proteins:
- the LOC131021483 gene encoding ethylene-responsive transcription factor ERF011-like, whose protein sequence is MEGGGASAGGGAARVSSRRRSEKPYKGIRMRKWGKWVAEIREPNKRSRIWLGSYSTAIAAARAYDTAVYYLRGPTAKLNFPDQIAAAGGGLKDLSAASIRKKAAEVGARVDALQSNGFAAAANHHSPTKPSWFQEEIDLNKRPEPEPEPDQPEDSGLDYSS